One Sphingobacteriales bacterium DNA segment encodes these proteins:
- a CDS encoding enoyl-CoA hydratase/isomerase family protein, with protein sequence MINNNNNTATLEIIPQGVGIIWLDQPNSKVNVLGPHILNEFEQVFEDVAKNDTIKAIVLISRKKDFIAGADVENVLAAQNPEEWEMVIRRGQAILNLIENYDKPVVAAINGTALGGGLEVALACHYRIATNAKHTVLALPEVLLGLIPAGGGTQRLPALVGWGRGLNLALTGRKLYAKQALKYGVVDDIVQPEALLNTATQVALKLAIEGKKIIRKPKLSFLESLVEGNFISKSILFKKARKTVQATTFGNYPAPLKIIECMELGAKYGALAGYEAEARNFAALTVHPVAKALMGLFVGITKRKTHLQAHLIRPVKKIAVFGAGLMGTGIAKASIEAGFEVLLTDKHPDKLTHAQQTLYKAWLKKQNRNIITPLQLDQHLGRLSTAVSNLANFKHTDLIIEAVFEDLDLKQQILAHCEANSPDNCIFATNTSALPLSQIVAHATRPQQVVGMHYFSPVDKMQLLEIVVQPNTADWVRETARQIGILQGKTCIVVKDSPGFYTTRILSPLLNEAMLMVAEGILPTRIDKCACEAGFPVGPLTLIDEIGLDVAIHVLSGALGDLFIQRAGGKNYASNLPAQLTQTGCLGRKKGMGFYVYKSEKGEMVKTGKINPHLQQYLPTASKNTATITDRDIRRRLLYAITNEAVHCLNEGIIANTDDGNIGAILGLGYPPFTGGPFAFIAKIGIKTFSKRLLLLAQTYGERFTPALLNEKIFR encoded by the coding sequence ATGATAAACAACAATAACAATACCGCCACCTTAGAAATTATCCCGCAAGGCGTGGGTATTATTTGGCTCGACCAGCCCAACAGCAAAGTAAATGTGCTGGGTCCGCATATTTTAAACGAGTTTGAACAGGTTTTTGAGGACGTAGCAAAAAATGATACCATTAAAGCCATCGTACTTATTAGCCGGAAGAAAGATTTTATTGCCGGAGCTGATGTTGAAAATGTATTGGCAGCACAAAACCCCGAAGAATGGGAGATGGTAATTAGGCGCGGTCAGGCTATTTTAAACCTGATTGAAAATTACGACAAACCCGTAGTTGCCGCTATAAACGGCACTGCTTTGGGCGGTGGCTTAGAGGTTGCGCTGGCCTGCCACTACCGTATTGCCACCAATGCAAAACATACGGTTTTAGCTTTGCCCGAAGTGTTGTTAGGATTAATTCCTGCCGGTGGCGGCACGCAACGGCTGCCCGCATTAGTAGGGTGGGGAAGGGGTTTAAATTTGGCTTTAACAGGTCGCAAATTATATGCTAAACAAGCTTTAAAATATGGGGTGGTTGATGATATTGTTCAGCCCGAAGCCTTGCTGAATACCGCTACTCAAGTGGCACTAAAATTGGCAATTGAAGGTAAAAAAATAATCCGAAAACCCAAACTCAGTTTTCTTGAAAGTTTAGTAGAGGGCAATTTTATCAGCAAATCCATCTTGTTTAAAAAAGCACGAAAAACGGTGCAAGCAACTACATTTGGAAATTACCCAGCCCCGCTAAAAATTATTGAATGTATGGAATTGGGGGCCAAATATGGCGCACTTGCCGGATACGAGGCCGAAGCCCGCAATTTTGCCGCCCTAACAGTTCATCCGGTTGCCAAAGCGCTAATGGGTTTATTTGTAGGAATTACCAAACGCAAAACTCACCTCCAAGCACATTTAATACGGCCTGTAAAAAAGATAGCCGTTTTCGGTGCTGGATTAATGGGAACTGGCATTGCTAAAGCAAGTATTGAAGCCGGCTTTGAGGTTTTATTAACCGACAAACATCCGGATAAGCTGACGCACGCACAACAAACGCTATACAAGGCATGGCTAAAAAAGCAAAATCGCAATATCATCACACCTTTACAATTAGATCAGCACTTAGGCCGCCTTAGCACTGCTGTTAGCAATTTGGCAAATTTTAAACATACTGATTTAATAATTGAGGCCGTTTTTGAAGATTTAGACCTTAAACAACAAATTTTAGCCCATTGCGAAGCCAATAGTCCGGATAATTGTATTTTTGCAACCAATACATCGGCTTTACCCTTATCGCAAATTGTCGCCCACGCAACACGTCCTCAACAAGTGGTGGGCATGCACTATTTTTCGCCGGTCGATAAAATGCAACTCCTCGAAATAGTAGTACAACCAAATACCGCCGACTGGGTGCGCGAAACGGCAAGGCAAATTGGTATTTTGCAAGGTAAAACTTGTATTGTTGTTAAAGACTCGCCGGGTTTTTATACCACACGTATTTTAAGTCCCCTGCTAAACGAAGCTATGTTAATGGTAGCCGAAGGCATATTGCCAACCCGCATAGACAAGTGTGCCTGCGAAGCTGGTTTTCCGGTTGGGCCACTAACCTTAATTGACGAAATTGGGCTTGATGTGGCAATACATGTATTAAGCGGCGCCTTGGGCGATTTATTCATACAAAGGGCTGGTGGTAAAAATTATGCCTCTAACTTACCCGCTCAACTAACTCAAACAGGTTGTTTGGGGCGCAAAAAAGGTATGGGTTTTTATGTTTATAAAAGTGAAAAAGGAGAAATGGTAAAAACCGGCAAAATAAACCCCCATTTACAACAATACCTACCTACTGCAAGCAAAAACACAGCAACCATTACCGACCGCGATATTAGACGCCGATTGCTTTATGCTATAACTAACGAAGCTGTTCACTGCTTAAACGAAGGTATAATAGCTAATACAGATGATGGGAATATTGGCGCAATTTTAGGTTTAGGTTACCCCCCATTTACCGGAGGGCCGTTTGCTTTTATTGCCAAAATAGGTATTAAAACCTTTTCAAAACGGTTGCTTTTGCTTGCACAAACCTACGGAGAGCGGTTTACTCCGGCATTATTAAACGAGAAAATTTTTAGATAG
- a CDS encoding diaminopimelate epimerase: MILTFYKYHGAGNDFILFDNRNAVLPRQHPLFYASLCHRRFGIGADGVMLLQNHAQGDFEMVYYNADGHEGSLCGNGGRCMVAFAHLLKVQTKKANNNYYFLAADGWHYAQVLDNKSTGDINEIQVALQMANVTDIKKHSNTDWELNTGSPHYVKFVEEVQNYPVIASGKAIRNSPAYIAAGINVNFVEPHSTQPNYLKIRTYERGVEDETWACGTGVTAAALAADLGNFLQQNNLNSQTTGQQTVLVQANGGLLQVQFEKQILANGQIVYANIWLIGPAAFVFKGQFDAKF; this comes from the coding sequence GTGATTTTGACGTTTTATAAATATCATGGTGCTGGCAACGATTTTATTTTATTTGATAACCGGAATGCAGTTTTGCCGCGCCAGCATCCTTTATTTTACGCCTCCTTATGTCACCGGAGGTTTGGTATTGGTGCAGACGGTGTAATGCTGCTGCAAAACCATGCCCAAGGCGATTTTGAGATGGTGTATTATAATGCCGATGGCCACGAGGGGAGTTTGTGCGGCAACGGCGGCAGGTGTATGGTCGCATTTGCCCATTTATTAAAGGTGCAAACTAAAAAAGCAAACAATAATTATTATTTTTTAGCAGCCGATGGCTGGCACTATGCGCAGGTCTTAGACAATAAATCAACTGGTGATATTAACGAAATACAAGTTGCCCTTCAAATGGCCAATGTTACCGATATTAAAAAACATAGCAATACAGATTGGGAATTAAATACCGGGTCGCCGCATTATGTAAAATTTGTGGAGGAGGTGCAAAATTATCCGGTAATTGCTTCCGGAAAAGCCATCCGAAACAGCCCAGCTTATATAGCGGCGGGTATCAATGTTAATTTTGTCGAACCTCATTCAACGCAGCCTAATTATTTGAAAATTCGCACCTACGAGCGCGGCGTTGAAGACGAAACATGGGCTTGCGGTACAGGCGTTACCGCCGCCGCTTTAGCCGCCGATTTAGGCAATTTTTTACAACAAAACAACCTTAACTCACAAACTACTGGCCAACAAACTGTGTTGGTACAAGCAAACGGGGGACTACTGCAAGTGCAATTTGAAAAACAAATTTTAGCAAACGGTCAAATTGTTTATGCCAATATTTGGTTAATTGGCCCGGCGGCTTTCGTTTTTAAAGGTCAGTTTGATGCCAAGTTTTAA
- the radA gene encoding DNA repair protein RadA — protein MSKVKTRYLCQNCGSESPKWLGRCPNCNAWNTYVEEIVAAPESKKNTDRNLLLGNSGNSNSTPIVLQQVESVQERRYVTNDNELNRVLGGGIVPGALILLGGEPGIGKSTLLLQLAATTKQLKVLYVSGEESMQQIKMRADRIGIENQDCYLFTETNVFSIIKQAREIKPILCVIDSIQTLETPIVESAAGSVTQIRECTAELQRYAKETHTPIFLIGHITKDGTIAGPKVLEHMVDTVLQFEGDHHHAYRLLRTKKNRFGSTAELGIYEMQQGGLRQVSNPSELLLNEHPYELSGIGIAAMVEGMRPLLIETQALVSSSAYGTPQRSAIGFDGRRVNMLLAVLEKRCGFRFGGKDVFVNIAGGLKVEDPAIDLAIACALISSHEDRPLPPNTCFAGEVGLSGEVRSVARIELRIAEADKLGFKTIYVPAANKGYEIGKKLKIRILPVRTVGDVYNQLFG, from the coding sequence GTGAGCAAAGTTAAAACTCGTTACCTCTGCCAAAATTGTGGCTCCGAGTCGCCAAAATGGTTGGGTCGTTGCCCTAATTGTAACGCTTGGAACACCTACGTTGAAGAAATTGTAGCTGCTCCCGAAAGCAAAAAAAACACCGACCGCAATTTGCTTTTGGGCAATTCAGGCAATAGTAACAGCACACCCATTGTATTGCAACAAGTTGAAAGTGTTCAAGAACGCCGCTACGTAACCAACGACAACGAACTAAACAGGGTTTTAGGCGGGGGTATAGTGCCGGGTGCTTTAATTTTATTAGGTGGCGAGCCGGGTATCGGCAAATCAACTCTTTTGCTGCAATTAGCTGCTACCACTAAGCAGTTAAAAGTCTTATATGTATCGGGCGAAGAAAGTATGCAACAAATTAAAATGCGTGCCGACCGTATAGGCATTGAAAACCAGGACTGTTACTTATTTACCGAAACCAACGTGTTTAGCATTATTAAACAAGCTCGCGAAATTAAACCTATTTTATGTGTTATTGACTCGATACAAACCCTCGAAACGCCCATTGTTGAGTCGGCGGCGGGCAGCGTAACGCAAATACGCGAATGTACTGCCGAGTTGCAACGCTATGCCAAAGAAACCCACACGCCCATTTTTTTAATTGGCCATATTACAAAAGATGGCACTATTGCAGGCCCAAAAGTTTTAGAACACATGGTTGATACTGTGCTGCAATTTGAGGGCGACCACCACCACGCCTACCGTTTGTTGCGCACCAAAAAAAATCGCTTCGGCTCAACTGCCGAGTTGGGTATTTACGAAATGCAACAGGGTGGCCTTAGGCAAGTTAGCAACCCCAGCGAACTATTACTAAACGAACACCCTTATGAACTAAGCGGAATAGGTATTGCCGCTATGGTTGAAGGTATGCGACCTCTACTAATTGAAACACAGGCTTTGGTTAGCAGCTCGGCGTATGGCACCCCACAACGCTCGGCTATTGGCTTTGACGGGCGACGCGTAAATATGCTGCTGGCTGTTTTAGAAAAACGCTGCGGTTTTAGATTTGGCGGCAAAGATGTATTTGTAAATATTGCCGGCGGTTTAAAAGTTGAAGATCCGGCAATTGATTTAGCCATAGCCTGCGCTCTTATTTCATCGCACGAAGACAGGCCACTGCCACCAAATACGTGTTTTGCAGGCGAGGTGGGTCTAAGCGGCGAAGTGCGCAGTGTTGCCCGCATTGAACTGCGTATTGCCGAAGCTGATAAACTTGGTTTTAAAACTATTTATGTGCCGGCAGCTAATAAAGGCTACGAAATTGGCAAAAAATTAAAAATCCGGATTTTGCCTGTGCGCACTGTTGGCGATGTGTATAACCAGTTGTTTGGATAG
- a CDS encoding isoleucine--tRNA ligase: MSYRQINQLNLPEIDREILDFWEKNDIFKRALNHRQNKPQFVFYEGPPSVNGMPGIHHVVSRTLKDLFCRYQSLKGHYVPRKAGWDTHGLPIELNTEKRLGITKDDIGTKISVDEYNLRCREDAMRYIDVWHKVTTRMGYWVDMHNPYTTFDNNYLETCWFLLQKLYNKGLVYKGYTIQPYSPAAGTGLSSHELSYAGTYREVKDVTAVAQFKIIKNSKSEALFNAAAGRDVFILSWTTTPWTLPSNTALAVGAGISYTQINTFNPYTFAPVSLILATDLVNQWFKAEAENADFAAYTPGAKIIPWQRVGNIKGSELAGMRYEQLMPYVQPTDGDAFLVVTADFVSTTDGTGVVHIAPCFGADDMQTAKKKGLGSLKLVNLQGRFLTEVTDFANRPVKNYDNEPEDQYRSVDIDITIKLKQENKAFDVRKHAHNYPHCWRTDKPIIYYPLDSWFIKTTAFRERLVELNKTINWKPESTGTGRFGNWLETLVDWNLSRSRFWGTPIPIWRTADGNEQICIGSVAELKSGIETALASGKLTAEQIQHNQNYLAAVANGTYDLHRPHIDRVSLVTKQGQIMHREPDLMDVWFDSGAMPYAQQHWPFNTVNNPDGDGGGMVANFPADFIAEGVDQTRGWFYTLHALSVMLFDSVAYKNVISTGLVLDKNGEKMSKSKGNVIDPFAAMDEYGADAVRWYIITNAQPWDNLKFDFSGLAESRKFFATLYNTYSFFALYANVDDFAWRESEIPLSQRPEIDRWIISQLNTLTLEVDTLLADYEPSKAFRLIETFVDDHLSNWYVRLCRRRFWKGDYQADKIAAYQTLYTCLERVAVMMSPVAPFFAEWLFKNLNNKTQRIAVESVHMADFPEINSSAVDKDLEERMQMAQTICSMVLALRKKQQIKVRQPLQKMLVPVINTQQIEQLQKVSSLILAEVNVKQIELVNDTSEMVKKTVRPDFKILGRKMGKHINALKMALENLSQPQIAQFEKEGNFDFTFDGDKFTITFDEVQITAEDIEGWLVNTQNGLTVALDVTITPELENEGVARELVKHLQSIRKDKNLQITDRIMVQIQAHPEINSAVEGYNQYIKTEILADSLVLVSNLFSGNATIQIDDFEIPVNLTAS; the protein is encoded by the coding sequence ATGTCGTATCGCCAAATAAACCAATTAAACCTGCCCGAAATTGACCGCGAAATATTAGATTTTTGGGAAAAGAACGATATTTTTAAACGCGCATTAAATCATCGGCAAAATAAGCCACAATTTGTATTTTACGAAGGGCCACCTTCGGTAAATGGTATGCCCGGCATTCACCACGTTGTTAGCCGGACCTTAAAAGATTTGTTTTGCCGTTATCAATCGCTAAAAGGGCATTATGTACCACGCAAAGCGGGTTGGGATACGCATGGCCTGCCCATTGAATTAAACACCGAAAAACGACTTGGCATAACCAAAGATGATATTGGCACTAAAATTAGTGTTGATGAATACAATTTGCGCTGCCGCGAAGATGCAATGCGCTATATTGACGTATGGCATAAAGTAACTACCCGAATGGGCTATTGGGTGGATATGCACAACCCTTACACAACCTTTGACAACAACTATTTAGAAACTTGCTGGTTTTTGCTGCAAAAACTTTATAATAAAGGTTTAGTGTATAAAGGCTATACTATACAACCTTACTCGCCTGCCGCAGGCACTGGGTTAAGTAGCCACGAGTTAAGTTATGCTGGCACTTATCGCGAGGTAAAAGACGTAACTGCGGTAGCACAATTTAAAATAATAAAAAATTCAAAATCCGAAGCACTGTTTAACGCTGCTGCTGGCCGCGATGTGTTTATTTTGTCTTGGACAACTACCCCTTGGACACTTCCTTCAAATACGGCTTTGGCCGTTGGTGCTGGCATTTCGTACACCCAAATAAATACGTTTAACCCTTATACTTTTGCCCCGGTATCGCTAATTTTGGCTACCGATTTAGTAAACCAATGGTTTAAGGCCGAGGCTGAGAATGCCGATTTTGCAGCCTATACACCCGGAGCCAAAATTATTCCCTGGCAGCGCGTAGGCAATATCAAAGGCAGTGAATTAGCCGGCATGCGCTACGAACAATTAATGCCCTATGTGCAGCCTACCGATGGAGACGCTTTTTTAGTGGTTACCGCCGATTTTGTAAGTACTACCGATGGAACAGGCGTGGTACATATTGCCCCGTGTTTTGGTGCTGACGATATGCAAACAGCTAAAAAGAAAGGCTTGGGCAGCCTAAAATTAGTAAATTTACAAGGACGCTTTCTTACCGAGGTTACCGATTTTGCCAATCGCCCGGTTAAAAATTACGACAACGAGCCCGAAGACCAGTACCGCTCGGTTGATATTGATATAACCATCAAACTAAAACAAGAAAACAAAGCTTTTGATGTGCGCAAACATGCCCACAATTACCCGCATTGCTGGCGCACCGATAAGCCAATTATATACTATCCCTTAGACTCGTGGTTTATTAAAACAACGGCTTTTAGAGAGCGTTTAGTTGAACTTAATAAAACCATAAATTGGAAACCCGAAAGCACCGGAACTGGCCGTTTTGGTAACTGGTTAGAAACTTTGGTAGATTGGAATTTAAGCCGGAGCCGCTTTTGGGGTACCCCTATTCCAATATGGCGCACTGCCGATGGCAACGAGCAAATTTGTATTGGTTCTGTGGCCGAATTGAAATCCGGAATTGAAACAGCTTTAGCATCCGGGAAATTAACTGCCGAACAAATACAACACAACCAAAATTATTTGGCCGCGGTTGCTAATGGCACCTACGACCTCCATCGCCCTCATATTGACCGAGTAAGTTTGGTTACTAAACAAGGGCAAATTATGCACCGCGAACCCGATTTAATGGATGTTTGGTTTGATAGCGGTGCTATGCCTTACGCACAACAGCATTGGCCGTTTAATACCGTAAACAATCCGGATGGAGACGGTGGCGGTATGGTTGCCAATTTTCCGGCCGATTTTATTGCCGAAGGTGTGGACCAAACAAGGGGCTGGTTTTATACGCTACATGCCTTGTCGGTAATGCTTTTCGATTCGGTAGCCTATAAAAACGTAATTTCGACGGGTTTGGTATTAGACAAAAACGGCGAAAAAATGTCGAAATCGAAAGGAAATGTGATTGACCCTTTTGCCGCAATGGACGAATACGGCGCCGATGCCGTGCGCTGGTACATTATTACGAATGCCCAACCTTGGGATAACTTAAAATTTGATTTTTCAGGATTGGCCGAAAGCCGGAAGTTTTTTGCCACCTTATACAATACTTACTCGTTTTTTGCCCTGTATGCCAACGTAGATGATTTTGCCTGGCGCGAGTCGGAAATTCCTCTAAGCCAGCGCCCCGAAATTGACCGTTGGATAATATCGCAGTTAAATACCTTAACACTTGAGGTTGATACCTTGTTAGCCGATTATGAGCCATCAAAAGCTTTTAGGCTAATTGAAACTTTTGTAGATGACCACCTAAGTAATTGGTATGTGCGTTTGTGCCGTCGCCGCTTTTGGAAGGGCGATTACCAAGCCGACAAAATAGCCGCCTACCAAACACTTTATACTTGCTTAGAAAGAGTAGCTGTTATGATGAGTCCGGTTGCGCCATTTTTTGCCGAGTGGCTGTTTAAAAATCTAAACAATAAAACCCAACGTATTGCTGTTGAATCGGTTCACATGGCCGATTTTCCGGAAATTAACAGTTCGGCTGTTGATAAAGACTTAGAAGAACGGATGCAAATGGCGCAAACTATTTGCTCTATGGTATTGGCGTTGCGCAAAAAACAACAGATTAAAGTACGTCAGCCTTTGCAAAAAATGTTGGTTCCGGTAATAAACACGCAACAAATTGAGCAACTACAAAAAGTAAGTTCGTTAATTTTGGCCGAGGTAAATGTAAAACAAATTGAATTAGTGAATGATACCTCCGAGATGGTTAAAAAAACGGTGCGCCCCGATTTTAAAATATTGGGTCGTAAAATGGGTAAACACATCAATGCTCTTAAAATGGCGCTCGAAAACCTTTCGCAACCACAAATTGCACAGTTTGAAAAAGAGGGCAATTTTGATTTTACTTTTGACGGCGATAAGTTTACAATTACCTTTGATGAGGTGCAAATAACAGCCGAAGATATTGAGGGTTGGTTGGTAAACACACAAAATGGTTTGACCGTTGCATTAGATGTAACAATAACACCTGAATTGGAAAACGAAGGTGTGGCCCGCGAATTAGTTAAACATCTACAAAGTATCCGGAAAGATAAAAACCTGCAAATTACCGACCGTATTATGGTTCAAATACAAGCACATCCGGAGATTAATTCAGCCGTTGAAGGTTATAATCAATATATAAAAACCGAAATTTTAGCCGACTCATTAGTTTTGGTCTCTAATTTATTTTCCGGAAATGCCACTATTCAAATAGATGACTTCGAGATACCCGTAAATCTAACTGCGAGTTAA
- a CDS encoding undecaprenyl-diphosphate phosphatase encodes MEIWQAILLAIVEGITEYLPVSSTGHLIITNALLGIDATTFTKLFTINIQFGAILSVLVLYWRRFLQSWHFYGKLLIAFIPAAVVGLLAGNLIDAALEHVWVIATALVVGGIVLILCDKWFAPQNKEISNNELAQNNIAQQDANLYPQISYKQALFIGLFQCIALIPGISRSAATIVGGLAQRLSREQAAEFSFFLAVPTLSAASGYKLLKDYDLITSNDLYLLAIGNVASFIVGVIAIQFLIKVLKQSGFKWFGWYRIILGLLLLGLLIAKIPLQII; translated from the coding sequence ATGGAAATTTGGCAGGCAATTTTATTGGCAATCGTAGAAGGTATAACCGAATATTTGCCCGTTTCATCAACCGGACATTTAATTATAACAAATGCCTTGTTGGGTATAGATGCCACCACTTTTACCAAACTTTTTACCATAAATATTCAGTTTGGTGCAATTTTATCGGTTTTGGTGTTGTATTGGCGGCGTTTTTTGCAAAGTTGGCATTTTTACGGCAAACTATTAATTGCTTTTATTCCGGCGGCTGTTGTTGGCTTGTTGGCGGGCAATTTAATTGATGCAGCCCTTGAGCATGTTTGGGTAATTGCTACTGCATTAGTTGTAGGCGGAATTGTACTTATTTTATGCGATAAATGGTTTGCCCCACAAAACAAGGAAATATCTAATAATGAGCTAGCACAAAATAATATTGCCCAACAAGACGCAAACCTGTACCCCCAAATTAGTTACAAGCAGGCTTTATTTATTGGTTTGTTTCAATGTATTGCCTTAATACCGGGCATTTCAAGGTCGGCGGCAACAATAGTTGGCGGCCTTGCCCAGCGGCTAAGTCGAGAACAAGCTGCCGAATTTTCGTTTTTTTTAGCTGTGCCTACCCTTTCGGCAGCATCGGGATATAAATTACTAAAAGATTATGATTTAATAACCAGTAATGATTTATATTTGTTAGCCATAGGCAATGTGGCTTCTTTTATTGTTGGAGTAATTGCCATTCAATTTTTAATTAAAGTACTTAAACAAAGTGGTTTTAAATGGTTTGGCTGGTACAGAATAATTTTGGGATTACTGCTGTTGGGCTTGTTGATTGCAAAAATTCCGCTTCAAATTATTTAA